From Alligator mississippiensis isolate rAllMis1 chromosome 1, rAllMis1, whole genome shotgun sequence:
TGCCCAGGGATGCTACATTTCCACCCTGCTAGCAAGAGCTGTGATTTAAACAGCCTGTGGTTTCAGTACTGATGTGGACAGGAGGATTTAACAATGTTTTGGGGTCTGGCTAGCAAGTTTACAGAAGGTTTCCTATTCAACACATCAATCTGCAATTCGTTCTGCACTTAAAGTCCTCACGAAGTTAGCTCAAacgtttcttctttttcttcccctgcaCTCGGTCTTCAGTAGATTCGGCTGcctcttttttttgctttttctgttttttcttatgCCATTTCTTCCGTTTTGCCCCCGAGTCTTTTACCCCAGTATCCTCTCTGTCAGATATTCCAGTGTAAGCCTCTCCTACACCTGGGAGCACACAAGGCTCTCCGTTACAACTATCGTCTCTGTCTTGGCATCTTTTCttagctttctttttcttcttctttatttgGCTTTCAGCGTCTGAAGCATCCAGTTTTTCTCCATTCAGTCCCTCTAGTTTAGAGCGTTTCACCACTGCTTCTTCGTAATCAACTATATTTTCTACCTCGACCTCTTTGtggcttctctttttctttttgggttTGGTTTTCAGTCCTTCTGAAAGCTCAGAGacttcagctgcagctgtgcaaGGATCAGCTACCTTGGTCTTTGGTCCGTTATGGGAATTCTTCAGTTTGGCCAGGCGCTGAGCAAAATATTCTTGTACTGTGAGGGTGCTGGTCACCGTATTGTCCACTGGCTCAGGTGCCCCAGGGTCTTCGTTTTGGTTGTCTTCCTGTGAATCAGCACTGGAGGTGTCCTCCTGTTAGGAAGTAATTGAAAGATGATTAGGGGAAAGGTCGTTCAAAGTTATGCTTCTTGCCCTAAATTTTAGCatccatgaaaaaaaaagccaagcaaAGTATCTAGTGTTCGACCAGAAGCTAATAGCAGATGCTCCAGAGATTTTAGTGGGAGCAATGTCCAACCACTAGTAAAATGAGGAAGGAAGAGAACGGACTAAGTTACTCTGAACATTACACACATGCAAAAATAACCCAGAGTATTGACATCAAAGGAGGAAAATTTACACTTCATAGATTATGATTCTCTATCACGTTGCACCTCTGCTGTTAGTCACCTCCACTTGtgcaatttaaataaaatggGCGTGTAAAATGCTTCCAAATTAGAACAGCAGTATATTACATACACTTAGTCCACAAACGAACATCTCCGTGAAATACTAAGCAGTGagaaaacaaaatcaattgtGTGATCCATCAGCCTGTGGCAGAAAGGAAGTGGTGGAAATCTCAAAATTCGAACGCACGTGGCAGGGACCAATCCAGCACTGAGGGGACAAGAGCTCATCTcacttctctcctctcttttgaTTCTAGATTCATCATCCACTCTTTCTAACAGTCTCTCGCGATGTTCTTCATAGCTGGTTTCATCTCATTAAACTCTCCATGTTATTATCTAAATACGCATTGTATGACTTGTGTTATCGGATAACACAGACACCATACAAGACCAAATCTTGTAAGGATTTCACACTGAAACCAGCACTGAATCCAACAGGTGTTCTGCATGCAGAGGGTTGCAGAAAGGGTTCTTGTTATCTAGACAGTAAACCCAAAATAAGAAGCAAACTATAGCCACTGATCAAAAGTAATGCATATATGGCACTGAGAAAAGCAATAATGGTCTGATAAAGTGACAGAAACAAATTAGGGTGAAAATACAAAGTTTGTTAATTGTCTATGACttgtaaacaaagaaaaaaccttATGAGCATTGCTCATGTGGGTATCTAGCTCTCAAAAGTAACTTACCTTTACACTTTGGGGGGCATTTTAGACACCATTACTTAGGTACCAAGATCAGAGACTCCCTAAAACGACTCAAAATTTTAGACAGCTCTTTGCAAAGTGTGAATTTTGCGAGTCAGAAAGGTCTCCAAACTCCATCCCGGTGGGCAGAGAGATGCAGCATGTTTGGAGGTGGAAGGAGGAAAATATTCTGCATAATCTGTACCACTATCTCACTTACAGCCAAGAGCGTACGATCAGGAGTCAACCACCAACAGGTACATTGCAGGTACGTGTGGTGGTGGGAAGGTATTCCCATTTCAGAAATCCTTGTGTAagtgaagtattggagggttCGGTTCACATTACTCCTACCTCTTGAAGGTATATTGATACAGCATAGCGTGGCTGTAAAATGCCACCAACTCAGAGTGCAGCCGTTTTATAGCTCTGTAGCCTCTCTCACCTAACCAATTCCCTACCTTTGCTAGAGGTCAAGGTATAGGTTTCTTTCCTGCTCTCTTCTTGTGGCACAAGGTAACTTTTGAGGACTTCATTTTTGTGCTAGAAATCCACAATTTGTGTTAGGTGGTTGGAGCCTCCCGATGGCCTGGGGTGTGCAGAAGTGGCCAGAGTTCATGTTCTCGTGCACCTTTTGGGCTTAATCTCTATTTTAGGATTGCCTGAAATTGCAGGAATACAACTTGATGACCCAAGTTGTTCCCTCCACTTCCGATATGCCTAGGAGAGAGGGAAAatgcaaaatggaaataaagttCCCCAGGTCTTGTCTGGCGTAAATAAAGCAATCTGGGTCCTGCTTACGGCATCTCCAAGCTGGCTAGGTGACATGGGTTTTAGTAAATTTATGAGCAAGGGGCCTTACTCAGAACAGTAATCTTAACTCACAGGAGCAAGAATATGCAGGGCTGTCTCATTAGCGATGAATCAAGATTTCCTCATACACCTGCTCTCAAGAGAATTATTCCAGTGGAACGAAAGTAATGTTACACTTGAGATTCCAGTAATGTTTGTGggggcacttaaaaaaaaacaaaaaaaaaaaaggtatttttcgTCTAAGAATGCCTTGTTTAGAAGGAGAGTTTAAGCAGAGTTAATGCAACGGGGTGACTTCTGTTTAGTATTACTTAAAGCTGAAAAAATTTTCTGGGTTTGAtaaggggaagcagcagcagaagcttgACAAGGCAGAATCCACAGAATAAATGGTCTGAGCTCAGCTTCAAAATATCTGTCTTTTTAACAAGGTCTCCCTTCCAACCTGAGTCCCAGCAAGCAGCAAAAATAGCTGCCCTGCTATGGCAAATTTAAACGGGGTCGTCGTCTTCCTCCTACCCGTAAATCTGACACCTCGTGTTACACAATGACAAATGGTCTCCCAGGTTTCTCCGTGATGGGTGCTCGCCAAAACAGGCCCCACCTGATATGCAAAACGCACTCGGGTCTAACACAAATCACGCTCGGGCCAACCAGAAAAGGGCTGGTTCATTCCCTTGGCGAGCTCCGATTCTGACAACTTAATTACTGTAACTGAATGCAAATATTAATTGAGCTCCATGCATTGAGTCTTACAAAATGCATTAGGCATCAGAGCCTGTTCTCTGGCTAACCCGAGCAGTTCAGAAGGCATTTGTGAGCCCAGAAAACAAGAACACTACTCAGAAACTCTTGTATTGATAAGAATTTTAATAACCATGGGCCACTGAACACAGAACCAGCAGGGCATGGAGACAGGCAAGGAGGTGCCaacccaaaaaaaaagaaaaaagcccttcAGTTCAGGTAGAGCTTTTGTAAAATCGTAAATCATCTGGAAAGGCTGTTAAATGCCAGCAAtgttccccctccactcccatgtTGTACCTGTTGAAGAAACGTGTAGCCACCCTACAACTCCAAACATGGCTTCTCTTAAACCTCTTGAAAGCAAAGATGCAGCACtacttttcctccctctcttaAACGGGGGTCTGAGAAATAATtacacagtgctccaggtgtACGTGGTTGCTTATAACACTTGTGATAtgctaaaaaaaaacaacccacagaaAGAGAGATCATTTGTTCTCTAACAAGCAAATAATCCAACAGGGACAGCTAGAAATCGGAGCATGAATGTTCTAGTTGCGACAAGTTAGGAGATGGAAAGACCTTGGAGAATATACTGCAATTACTTGAATTGTAAGACGACCCTGAacataagatgacccccccaataatAAGATTCTATATAAGGAAAAGttgtaaatttgttataattttccaggtatagaatcaaattattggatgtttgccttgaatttgtcccttccATTGCTATAGCAGGGAATATAAAGCTTGGGGGTAAATGtgccctgcctctctccagctccttctcctcTCCTTACCATCacaccctgccctccctgagcaCTTGGGAACAAGAagaaaatctgaaaacactgacgTTGCACTAAACAGATCTGTAATCTGCAtttagtacccatagacttagtccatccagaattgatgcagttcACCTTttataaactgctgcaagttttaacacaggtactccataatCACACTCTTGTACCTAcctatatatagtacaaactatgcacgATATTAGACCAAAGCCAAAAAGcgcatgatttaccatatagctcattgggctgggccccaccagttaACAGCATTTCGCCATGGcgatcccacagctcagcactgctcagtatgtgcgcgcactccagatacccccacaaAAGAGCCAGGTGCTAATtagcccctcactcatgactggaaccaggtgtgcTTTTCATGAGTCCTGGggtcctccaaaaatttatattcaGATgaagtgcagggcaacctggCCAGCTCCATACCGTGAAGGGTGAGGCCACATTAACCCCTGAGGTGGTGACAGGGATTCTGGGTAAGTGGTTGGGGTCCCacttggtgatgtttgccagatatttaaggctgctgaagaagcaggaatgattggaaatgggaaaaaaggtgcagctcagctgggggAGTGAAGAAGAACTTGAAATGTATTCAACGTAGTGGCTCGCCATGACTGTGaagttgcttttggcagcagcttaatgagagacaatgtatttaatg
This genomic window contains:
- the PINX1 gene encoding PIN2/TERF1-interacting telomerase inhibitor 1 isoform X1 produces the protein MCRRPARRVTWKAPRMAMLAEPRRKQKWSVDPRNSAWSKDDSKFGQKMLEKMGWSKGKGLGAQEQGSTEHIKVQVKNNTLGLGAAISYEDNWIAHQDDFNQLLAELNSSYGQGETESPANEPKKTFSLEEKSKSSRKRVHYMKFAKGKDLSSRSEEDLSCIFGKRQKSSKTQEDTSSADSQEDNQNEDPGAPEPVDNTVTSTLTVQEYFAQRLAKLKNSHNGPKTKVADPCTAAAEVSELSEGLKTKPKKKKRSHKEVEVENIVDYEEAVVKRSKLEGLNGEKLDASDAESQIKKKKKKAKKRCQDRDDSCNGEPCVLPGVGEAYTGISDREDTGVKDSGAKRKKWHKKKQKKQKKEAAESTEDRVQGKKKKKRLS
- the PINX1 gene encoding PIN2/TERF1-interacting telomerase inhibitor 1 isoform X2, coding for MLEKMGWSKGKGLGAQEQGSTEHIKVQVKNNTLGLGAAISYEDNWIAHQDDFNQLLAELNSSYGQGETESPANEPKKTFSLEEKSKSSRKRVHYMKFAKGKDLSSRSEEDLSCIFGKRQKSSKTQEDTSSADSQEDNQNEDPGAPEPVDNTVTSTLTVQEYFAQRLAKLKNSHNGPKTKVADPCTAAAEVSELSEGLKTKPKKKKRSHKEVEVENIVDYEEAVVKRSKLEGLNGEKLDASDAESQIKKKKKKAKKRCQDRDDSCNGEPCVLPGVGEAYTGISDREDTGVKDSGAKRKKWHKKKQKKQKKEAAESTEDRVQGKKKKKRLS